The genomic DNA ATCCTGAATCTCGCTGTGGCTGATTTACTCCTCCTCTTCACGCTGCCCTTCTGGGCGGCTGATGCCGTGCACGGCTGGCGGATCGGCGTGGCCGCCTGCAAGCTCACCTCCTTCCTCTACACCACCAACTTCAGCTGCGGTATGCTGCTGCTAGCCTGTGTTAGCGTGGACCGATATCGGGCACTGGCACACAATGCTGGAGGCCAAGCTAGGAGTGGCCCGCAAGCCAGGAGACAATGGATATTAGTGTGTGCCGTTGTGTGGACCACAGCTATTTGCTTGGGCCTGCCTGACATGGTGTTCTTCACGGTGAAGAACACATCCCACGGGCTGGCTTGCACAGCCATCTACCCCAGCAGCATGGCCCGATCGGCCAAGGCTGCCTTGGAGCTGCTGGAGGTGCTGCTGAGCTTCCTGCTGCCTTTCCTGGTAATGGTGGTGTGTTACTGCTGGGTGGCCCGGGCGCTGGTTAGGGTCGGAGCCGGGGTGCGCAGGGAGAAGAGGTGGCGGGCCCTGCGGGTGCTGCTGACCGTGGTGGGGGtgttcctgttcacccagctgCCCTACAACCTGGTGAAGCTGTGGCGGACGCTGGACGTCATCTACGGCCTGGTGACCGACTGTGACCTCAGTAAAGGTCTGGACCAGGCTCTCCAGGTGACGGAGAGCCTGGCGCTCACACACTGCTGCATCAACCCAATGCTCTACACCTTCATAGGCTCCTCCTTCAGAGGATACGTCCTCAGGGTCGCCAAGAGCCTAGGGCAGCGCCTCGGGGGGAGAATGCGCGGTGGTCGCCA from Salvelinus sp. IW2-2015 linkage group LG27, ASM291031v2, whole genome shotgun sequence includes the following:
- the ackr4b gene encoding atypical chemokine receptor 4b, coding for MEMDEEDYNFGNTSSNDSDDYDDYHSVCDKAEVRSFGRLFLPVVYALALVVGVAGNALVVVVYALPRRLRTLTDVCILNLAVADLLLLFTLPFWAADAVHGWRIGVAACKLTSFLYTTNFSCGMLLLACVSVDRYRALAHNAGGQARSGPQARRQWILVCAVVWTTAICLGLPDMVFFTVKNTSHGLACTAIYPSSMARSAKAALELLEVLLSFLLPFLVMVVCYCWVARALVRVGAGVRREKRWRALRVLLTVVGVFLFTQLPYNLVKLWRTLDVIYGLVTDCDLSKGLDQALQVTESLALTHCCINPMLYTFIGSSFRGYVLRVAKSLGQRLGGRMRGGRHGNEEPAVEISLNTHNSAGHTHSHSVSEDEDTSTFTI